In one Liolophura sinensis isolate JHLJ2023 chromosome 11, CUHK_Ljap_v2, whole genome shotgun sequence genomic region, the following are encoded:
- the LOC135477842 gene encoding pancreatic lipase-related protein 2-like, whose translation MSNKLQIVFLGLLGVYSVQGWFFSNGEEKVCFVSPEQTCAAHTEFLLFTRENPKVPQNLTADETHTQEQRITESSFKGSRDTKFIIHGYTDKGDEGWAVRMAEKMIDFYDVNVICVNWQQSADNLFYGQAASNTRGVGETIASLVRDMVIVTDAEYTSFHLIGHSLGSHVAGFAGASLGGKIGRITGLDPAGPCFRFSGPERRLSEDDAIYVDAIHSDADNTMQAGFGTEVRMGDADFYPNGGQKQPGCDSYLWQHVGSLFTGWTSGFMKSLTCNHIRVLDLFEESIDPSHKFTSYPCLTQDDFKKCLDCPNNDCGRMGYHATTKERGIYTTITNGKAPFSKD comes from the exons ATGTCTAACAAGCTCCAAATCGTCTTTCTCGGGCTCCTAGGGGTCTACTCAGTTCAAG GTTGGTTTTTTTCAAATGGAGAGGAGAAAGTATGTTTTGTGTCTCCGGAACAGACATGCGCAGCGCATACCGAGTTCCTGTTGTTTACGAGAGAGAACCCGAAGGTTccacaaaacttgacagctgaTGAAACTCACACACAGGAGCAAAGGATCACGGAATCCAGCTTCAAGGGAAGCCGGGACACGAAGTTCATTATCCATGGTTACACCGACAAAGGTGACGAGGGATGGGCGGTCAGAATGGCGGAGAAAATGATCGATTTT TACGACGTCAACGTGATCTGCGTGAACTGGCAGCAGAGTGCAGACAACCTGTTTTACGGCCAGGCGGCGTCAAACACGCGAGGAGTAGGGGAGACAATCGCCTCCCTCGTTAGGGACATGGTTATTGTGACTGACGCTGAGTACACCTCCTTCCATCTGATTGGTCACAGCCTGGGCTCTCACGTTGCTGGCTTCGCTGGAGCCAGCCTTGGTGGCAAAATTGGCCGGATCACAG GACTGGACCCTGCCGGGCCTTGTTTTCGATTCTCTGGACCCGAGAGGCGGCTCAGCGAGGACGACGCTATTTACGTAGATGCCATTCACAGCGATGCCGACAACACCATGCAAGCCG GTTTCGGCACAGAAGTGAGGATGGGAGACGCTGACTTCTACCCTAATGGCGGCCAGAAACAACCAGGGTGCGACAGCTATTTGTGGCAACACGTGGGCAGCCTGTTCACCGGATGGACAAGTG GTTTCATGAAAAGTTTAACCTGTAATCATATTCGGGTTTTGGACTTGTTCGAGGAGAGCATCGACCCTAGTCACAAGTTCACCTCATACCCGTGTCTGACGCAAGACGACTTTAAGAAATGCCTGGATTGCCCCAATAACGACTGTGGAAGGATGGGTTATCACGCCACTACTAAAGAGAGGGGTATCTATACCACCATCACTAACGGCAAGGCTCCTTTCTCCAAGGATTAG